In a genomic window of Rhododendron vialii isolate Sample 1 chromosome 12a, ASM3025357v1:
- the LOC131309406 gene encoding uncharacterized protein LOC131309406: protein MISERLFVQDGSTINREDPFPVPLHHRRPPQPTSLHHRRPPQPNPSAPPPLLTAITTGLLGTSTTTKIIGHVGTRTQPARYVTQHRSILARPTYMQPNSQNVMVGRLGGQLDYMHPIHVRYGHCVKLKR from the exons ATGATTTCTGAAAGACTTTTTGTTCAAGATGG TTCGACGATTAACAGAGAAGATCCCTTCCCGGTTCCCCTCCACCACCGGCGACCACCACAACCCACTTCCCTCCACCACCGGAGACCACCGCAACCCAATCCCAGCGCTCCCCCACCGCTGTTGACCGCCATCACCACCGGGCTTCTGGGCACTTCGACCACCACGAAG ATAATTGGACATGTGGGGACTAGGACGCAGCCAGCCCGATACGTTACGCAACATCGCTCTATCCTAGCAAGGCCTACCTACATGCAGCCGAACTCCCAAAAT GTTATGGTTGGAAGATTGGGAGGGCAGCTTGATTACATGCATCCAATTCATGTAAGATACGGTCATTGCGTCAAGTTGAAAAGATGA
- the LOC131310563 gene encoding PLASMODESMATA CALLOSE-BINDING PROTEIN 3-like isoform X1, which yields MAAVVVLCLVTFLAMAGHSTATYCICKDGLSDSVLQTDIDYACANGADCSHILQNGSCYNPVTVKDHCNYAVNSYYQRKNQVSGSCDFSGTAITTQAVPNQISGCVYPSSPSTAGNTSTTPSLSPSTSPTTPSVFGLGPTTGSGSTTNTNNKATVTTLHQKTLLFWSLTLTLLLSGPFLGKACASSEEYQGIIWIHLSPCTKGFFFVVFPSYR from the exons ATGGCTGCTGTTGTTGTACTGTGTTTAGTGACGTTCTTGGCCATGGCTGGTCATTCAA CTGCGACTTACTGCATATGTAAAGATGGATTGAGTGACTCAGTGCTTCAGACGGACATAGACTATGCTTGTGCAAACGGAGCTGATTGTTCTCACATCCTTCAAAACGGATCTTGTTATAACCCAGTCACTGTCAAGGATCATTGCAATTATGCTGTCAACAGCTATTATCAGAGGAAAAACCAAGTTTCTGGGAGCTGTGATTTTTCTGGCACTGCCATCACCACCCAAGCTGTCCCTA ACCAAATCTCTGGATGTGTTTATCCTTCTAGTCCCAG CACGGCAGGAAATACCAGTACAACCCCATCACTCAGCCCATCTACAAGCCCAACAACCCCTTCGGTTTTCGGGCTCGGCCCAACCACAGGAAGTGGAAgcacaaccaacacaaacaaCAAGGCCACTGTGACTACTCTCCACCAAAAAACACTCTTGTTTTGGTCTCTCACCCTAACCCTGTTGCTCTCTGGCCCCTT CTTAGGTAAAGCATGTGCTTCTTCTGAGGAGTACCAGGGAATCATATGGATACATCTCTCCCCATGCACCaagggctttttttttgttgtctttccTTCTTATAGGTGA
- the LOC131310563 gene encoding PLASMODESMATA CALLOSE-BINDING PROTEIN 1-like isoform X2, translating to MAAVVVLCLVTFLAMAGHSTATYCICKDGLSDSVLQTDIDYACANGADCSHILQNGSCYNPVTVKDHCNYAVNSYYQRKNQVSGSCDFSGTAITTQAVPNQISGCVYPSSPSTAGNTSTTPSLSPSTSPTTPSVFGLGPTTGSGSTTNTNNKATVTTLHQKTLLFWSLTLTLLLSGPLFSRA from the exons ATGGCTGCTGTTGTTGTACTGTGTTTAGTGACGTTCTTGGCCATGGCTGGTCATTCAA CTGCGACTTACTGCATATGTAAAGATGGATTGAGTGACTCAGTGCTTCAGACGGACATAGACTATGCTTGTGCAAACGGAGCTGATTGTTCTCACATCCTTCAAAACGGATCTTGTTATAACCCAGTCACTGTCAAGGATCATTGCAATTATGCTGTCAACAGCTATTATCAGAGGAAAAACCAAGTTTCTGGGAGCTGTGATTTTTCTGGCACTGCCATCACCACCCAAGCTGTCCCTA ACCAAATCTCTGGATGTGTTTATCCTTCTAGTCCCAG CACGGCAGGAAATACCAGTACAACCCCATCACTCAGCCCATCTACAAGCCCAACAACCCCTTCGGTTTTCGGGCTCGGCCCAACCACAGGAAGTGGAAgcacaaccaacacaaacaaCAAGGCCACTGTGACTACTCTCCACCAAAAAACACTCTTGTTTTGGTCTCTCACCCTAACCCTGTTGCTCTCTGGCCCCTTGTTTTCAAGAGCCTGA
- the LOC131310561 gene encoding uncharacterized protein LOC131310561 isoform X1 gives MDAEQRRAAAQQERGGGGLGLTLLVALLVAFFSLVLIPSLPAAKNSISILHQVPEGHVGVYWIGGALLKTITPPGFHVKMPLITHFEPIQVTLQTDLVRDIPCGTKGGVLINFEKIEVVNRLHKDFVYDTLRDYGVQYDNTWIYDKIHHEINQFCSAHSLQQVYIDMFDQIDEKMKDALQADCTRYAPGIEIISVRVTKPSIPESIRRNFEQMEGERTKVLIAVERQRVVEKEAETQKKVAISEAEKNAQVSMIQMEQKLMEKDSARRQEEIANEMYKAREKSLADADFYRAMKEAEANKLRLTPQYLELKFIEAITNNSKIFFGNKIPNMVFDQRLLGNFFRDLTRNDNSEAESSKTMDAVG, from the exons ATGGACGCAGAGCAACGCAGGGCAGCGGCTCAacaagaaagaggaggagggggaCTAGGTTTAACTCTTCTCGTCGCACTCCTCGTTGCATTCTTCTCTTTG GTACTCATTCCATCATTGCCGGCGGCAAAAAATAGCATATCAATTTTACACCAAGTTCCAGAAGGCCATGTTGGGGTATACTGGATAGGAGGTGCCCTTCTAAAAACAATTACACCCCCAG GTTTTCATGTGAAAATGCCTTTGATAACGCACTTTGAGCCCATTCAAGTGACCCTTCAAACAGATCTG GTGAGGGATATCCCATGTGGTACAAAAGGGGGCGTTCTGATCAACTTTGAGAAAATAGAG GTTGTTAACCGCCTTCATAAAGATTTCGTGTATGATACACTGCGGGATTATGGTGTACAGTATGATAACACTTGGATATATGACAAAATTCATCACGAGATCAATCAGTTCTGCAGCGCTCATTCCCTTCAACAAGTCTACATCGATATGTTTGACCAG ATTGATGAAAAAATGAAGGATGCTCTTCAGGCGGATTGCACACGGTATGCTCCTGGTATTGAAATTATTAGCGTCCGTGTCACAAAACCTTCCATACCTGAAAGTATAAGACGCAATTTCGAACAGATGGAAGGGGAACGTACCAAG GTTCTGATAGCCGTAGAGAGGCAAAGGGTGGTTGAGAAAGAGGCTGAGACACAGAAGAAGGTTGCAATAAGTGAAGCTGAGAAGAATGCTCAAGTTAGCATGATCCAGATGGAACAAAAGTTGATGGAGAAGGATAGTGCTAGGAGGCAAGAAGAAATTGCGAATGAAATGTACAAAGCTCGCGAGAAGAGCTTGGCTGATGCCGATTTCTATAG AGCAATGAAAGAAGCAGAAGCAAACAAGTTGAGGCTTACACCCCAATATTTGGAGCTGAAATTCATCGAAGCAATTACTAAcaactcaaaaattttctttgGAAATAAG ATCCCCAATATGGTTTTCGATCAGAGGCTGCTTGGAAACTTTTTCCGAGATTTAACCAGAAACGACAACTCAGAAGCTGAGAGTTCTAAAACCATGGATGCGGTGGGATGA
- the LOC131310561 gene encoding uncharacterized protein LOC131310561 isoform X2 has product MDAEQRRAAAQQERGGGGLGLTLLVALLVAFFSLVLIPSLPAAKNSISILHQVPEGHVGVYWIGGALLKTITPPGFHVKMPLITHFEPIQVTLQTDLVRDIPCGTKGGVLINFEKIEVVNRLHKDFVYDTLRDYGVQYDNTWIYDKIHHEINQFCSAHSLQQVYIDMFDQIDEKMKDALQADCTRYAPGIEIISVRVTKPSIPESIRRNFEQMEGERTKVLIAVERQRVVEKEAETQKKVAISEAEKNAQVSMIQMEQKLMEKDSARRQEEIANEMYKAREKSLADADFYRSPIWFSIRGCLETFSEI; this is encoded by the exons ATGGACGCAGAGCAACGCAGGGCAGCGGCTCAacaagaaagaggaggagggggaCTAGGTTTAACTCTTCTCGTCGCACTCCTCGTTGCATTCTTCTCTTTG GTACTCATTCCATCATTGCCGGCGGCAAAAAATAGCATATCAATTTTACACCAAGTTCCAGAAGGCCATGTTGGGGTATACTGGATAGGAGGTGCCCTTCTAAAAACAATTACACCCCCAG GTTTTCATGTGAAAATGCCTTTGATAACGCACTTTGAGCCCATTCAAGTGACCCTTCAAACAGATCTG GTGAGGGATATCCCATGTGGTACAAAAGGGGGCGTTCTGATCAACTTTGAGAAAATAGAG GTTGTTAACCGCCTTCATAAAGATTTCGTGTATGATACACTGCGGGATTATGGTGTACAGTATGATAACACTTGGATATATGACAAAATTCATCACGAGATCAATCAGTTCTGCAGCGCTCATTCCCTTCAACAAGTCTACATCGATATGTTTGACCAG ATTGATGAAAAAATGAAGGATGCTCTTCAGGCGGATTGCACACGGTATGCTCCTGGTATTGAAATTATTAGCGTCCGTGTCACAAAACCTTCCATACCTGAAAGTATAAGACGCAATTTCGAACAGATGGAAGGGGAACGTACCAAG GTTCTGATAGCCGTAGAGAGGCAAAGGGTGGTTGAGAAAGAGGCTGAGACACAGAAGAAGGTTGCAATAAGTGAAGCTGAGAAGAATGCTCAAGTTAGCATGATCCAGATGGAACAAAAGTTGATGGAGAAGGATAGTGCTAGGAGGCAAGAAGAAATTGCGAATGAAATGTACAAAGCTCGCGAGAAGAGCTTGGCTGATGCCGATTTCTATAG ATCCCCAATATGGTTTTCGATCAGAGGCTGCTTGGAAACTTTTTCCGAGATTTAA